In Pseudophryne corroboree isolate aPseCor3 chromosome 3, aPseCor3.hap2, whole genome shotgun sequence, a genomic segment contains:
- the NXPH3 gene encoding neurexophilin-3, producing the protein MQLTQCCFIFLVQGSIYLVICGQEDSSSEPDDEDPSDAKHHARPRISRRRSASPSRSRNSSPLNSTVLQLLSNSPEFWDVLNSLSELGHNQEPPIPARVKRQSMLRSMGRAKKVFGWGDFYSNIKTVKLNLLITGKVVDHGNGSFSVFFLHNSTGQGNVSVSLVPPSKVLDFDLEQQMYAEAKESKIFNCRVEFEKVDKAIKTGLCPHDPSKTCHQQQTRSKVSWTCSHPFKIVCVYVSFYTTDYRLVQKVCPDYNYHSSSPYSPSG; encoded by the exons ATGCAGCTCACACAATGCTGCTTTATATTCCTGGTCCAAGGCAGCATCTATCTG GTGATCTGTGGCCAGGAAGACTCCTCAAGTGAGCCAGATGATGAAGATCCATCAGATGCCAAACACCATGCCAGGCCTCGAATCTCCAGGAGACGTTCTGCCTCTCCATCACGATCTCGCAACTCCAGCCCTTTAAACTCAACAGTCCTTCAACTTCTCTCCAACTCTCCTGAATTCTGGGATGTCTTGAATAGCCTTTCAGAACTGGGTCATAATCAGGAACCACCAATTCCAGCTAGGGTCAAGCGTCAATCGATGCTGAGGTCAATGGGAAGAGCTAAGAAAGTCTTTGGTTGGGGGGACTTCTACTCCAACATCAAGACAGTTAAGCTCAATCTTCTCATCACAGGAAAGGTGGTGGACCATGGGAATGGGTCCTTCAGTGTGTTCTTCCTCCACAACTCAACAGGCCAGGGAAATGTGTCTGTCAGCCTTGTCCCACCATCCAAAGTCCTTGACTTTGACTTGGAGCAGCAAATGTATGCAGAAGCAAAGGAATCAAAGATTTTCAACTGTCGTGTGGAGTTTGAGAAAGTAGATAAAGCAATTAAAACAGGTCTCTGCCCCCATGACCCATCAAAGACATGCCACCAGCAGCAAACTCGTAGCAAGGTTTCATGGACATGCTCACACCCATTCAAGATTGTTTGTGTTTATGTCTCATTTTACACAACAGATTACAGACTGGTGCAGAAGGTCTGCCCTGACTATAATTATCACAGCAGCTCCCCATACTCACCATCGGGATGA